One segment of Triticum aestivum cultivar Chinese Spring chromosome 2A, IWGSC CS RefSeq v2.1, whole genome shotgun sequence DNA contains the following:
- the LOC123184716 gene encoding eukaryotic translation initiation factor 2 subunit beta-like, which yields MAASEVQLGTSIADMRDGRDILDHQAVEEKEGIVIGGGTDSDYQELLDRVFNIIAGNNPDLAVNRGKVVMCPPKILREGTRKTVFVNFMESCKTLRRDPNHVMDFFLSEMATTGSIDGQNRLVIKGRFAPKSFESILRRYINAYVICNGCKGHDTTITKENRLFFLRCEQCGSSRSVDRIKAGFVAHVGRRNA from the exons ATGGCGGCCTCCGAG GTTCAGCTTGGCACATCTATTGCTGACATGCGAGATGGACGGGACATTCTAG ATCATCAAGCTGTAGAGGAGAAAGAAGGCATTGTAATTGGAGGGGGAACCGACAGCGACTATCAAGAG CTACTGGATAGAGTGTTCAACATTATCGCTGGAAACAATCCAGATCTCGCCGTGAACAGAGGAAAAGTGGTTATGTGCCCTCCTAAGATTCTTAGGGAGGGCACGAGGAAGACGGTATTCGTGAACTTTATGGAGTCGTGTAAAAC GTTGCGTAGGGACCCTAATCACGTGATGGATTTTTTCCTCTCTGAGATGGCAACAACCGGTTCAATTGATGGGCAGAACAGGTTGGTGATCAAAGGGAGATTTGCTCCGAAATCCTTTGAATCGATCCTCAGGAGATACATCA ATGCGTATGTCATCTGCAATGGATGTAAGGGCCATGATACCACTATAACCAAGGAAAACCGTCTCTTCTTCCTTCGCTGTGAGCAG TGTGGGTCTTCAAGGTCCGTCGATCGAATCAAGGCTGGATTTGTCGCACATGTTGGTCGTCGCAACGCCTGA